From Parasteatoda tepidariorum isolate YZ-2023 unplaced genomic scaffold, CAS_Ptep_4.0 HiC_scaffold_796, whole genome shotgun sequence:
ATCGATTAAAGCCCTCAAAGGTgacagaaattttgtttttaaattcaaatttgtaacaTAAGTACTGATTCTTCGGTTgataaaagtgtaaataaatttgatttaaaataaaataaatgattaaaataaatttgcaagaaaCATCAAACATTAAGTTTCgagaatgttataaaaatttattcttgaagaataagaactattttattttcgtatttaactgCTGTTATAAGTTGAATATGAAATTTCaagcatttatatatatgtatacagtGGCAGTCAAAAGTATTCGTACACTTAAATTACTAACTTCAAAagggaataaaaattgaaattgcgtaaaaattaattgaaattttcaaaaaatcttaatgttttTCAAGTTGTTGCAtgaatgatttgaatttttaagaagaaatttttaaatttgatcatAAAGAGCTCCTCGATAGTGTGAGAATTTGAATCTCACCACTAAACCTCGTGCTTCAAAAGTATTCGTACATCCACATTTcaagttgtaaaataataaaattaagacaatttGTGCGCCAAATATCGTTTGTGGGAATATATTTGGcgagattttatattattcttacttttaccgctttatctgttttattcttatgtttACTAGCTTTGAAACTCGCATTTTTTGTTGTCAATCATACAGCTTTAAATTGAGATGGCTCGGAAGGGAACTTCTCTCGCTGAAAGAAAACTGATAATGAAACTACATAATAACTCTTTAAGAAAGATATCACTTGCTATTGGAAGACCCCGATCTACAGTGCAAAGTGTTATAGATCGACATTGCCAACGCAATACTGTTGAAAATATTCCACGAAGTGGACGCCCAAAAATTCTCAGCATTAAGCACAGACGCTTACTCGTAAGAAGTTTTTTGTGTCGGAAGTTAATAGAAAGAAACGAATGTCTTTCGCCAAACagtatgttaataaaaatcctGATTTCTGGAACAGGGTTATATTCTCGGATGAGAGCAAGTTTAACGTGTTTGGATCTGATGGCAGACAAATTGTGTGGCGTAAAAAGAATACAGAGCTACAACCAAAAAATTTGAGTGTGACAGTAAAGCATGGCGGTGGTAACATTCTAGTTTGGGGATGGGTACATGGAGTGGGTAAATTGCACATCATTGATGGGATTATGGATCACAAAAAGTACATTGACattctaaaaagtaatttaaattctagCGCTTCACAAATGGGTCTTCAAACTAACTATATATTTCAACAAGACAACGACCCTAAGCATACAGTTTATAATGCTAAGCTCTGGGTATTATATAACACTCCCGAAAGACTCAACACACCTCCACAATCACCAGACATGAATCCTATTGAGCATTTGTGGAGTATTTTAGACGACAAAATCAAAAATCgaggagtaaaaaataaaaatcagctgAAAACCGCCATATTGGAAGAATGAGCATCAATTACACCAGATATTACAAAGAAGTTGGTAGATTCAATGCCAAGTCGAATGAAAGCAATAATTAAGGCGAAAGGATATCCTTCTAAGTATTAAACtgtgatatattatataattttagggAAATTTCCTAAGTGTACGAATACTTTTGACACaaaagttttgataattaatttctattttttatattttttctgtaattgttttacaagaaaacttcttttgattaaattgctcaaaaataaaGGATACAAGGCCTGGTATCTGTGTTTAATGACgtagtataattaataaaatactatgaaGCGATGAGCACTTCAAAATTCATTGTACGAATACTTTTGACTGCGActgtatatttaagttttagagGTATATATCATattcattgtatttatttttgaagaatatgcaattttttatatttttgttttcgtaTTTAACTGTTCTTATTAGTTCAGCAAAAATTTCGtgtatattgataaatttaagagGCATTTACCATATTCattgtatgaaaatttatgttaaatgattgaaaaatattactgctctttatagtaaaaatgtagtgcaatttataatattcatttttcaagaattttatattttttcaatgagagaattattcatcatatttgatatttattattagcaatttattctaatttaatgatttaaaataaatttgaaagaaacatCAAGTTTCgagaatgttataaaaatttattcttgaagaataagaactattttatacttattttattttcgtatttagcTGCTGTTATAAGTTGAATATGAAATTTCAAgcatttatatatgtatatatatttaagttttacagGTATATATCATAATTGTatacaaatttatgtaaattaaattatatacagtCGTCCCCATTTAATCGCCCCTCCGATAATCGAATAACCCGCTTATACGAATAAAATGTAATGGaaccaaatcattttatatgtAACTAATGTTACATTTCCCCGCTTAAGCGGTTATTTCTTGTTTCCAGTCCTCGCTTAATTGCATAAAGAAGATGTACTGtgatgaatttctttttaagagaaGTTTCCCCAGCTAGAATGGAATTTCAGTTTAGAAGATAAGAATAGACCCCCGTATTCACCGTTGACTCTGGCCTAACGCGTAACTGCCAGTTCCGAAACCCCCGGTTTGGAAACTTTGACCGAGAGTTCAAAAGCGATTCCACCATTATTTTTTGACCGTCGGTTTCTTAACTGCGGGTTACTTGACCGGCAGTTACAAGCGGTAGATTGCGTNTTAAATAACTATGCCTAGTAATTATTATGCAGCATATGTATACTATATTTGCATTGCTTAATTCCAATGGTGCAGCTAAGGTTTTCAGCATCTAAGGACAATTTCGTTAACTATTCAGGTTTTGTTTTACCTTGAAATATGTTGGGGCTGTGAAATCATTCTTTTCTAAACCAATTTATTTATGCCTCAGACTTTGTAAAAACTTGAAAGCTGTCCTTGGCACTGTAATATATATTGACAAATCCCGGATCAACTAGGTGACTAGAATACTTTTCGTGGCGAATaccttttttcacattttattctgttacttattatttatgctAAGCAGAAGGattcattagaaaataataattgtccTTCGTTGACAAACAGTCATTCATAAATGGTACTTAAATGCTAAAACTAAAAGGCTTTGCAAtgtatataattcatttatttgctgcttttgtgtttattttatacaaaagaattacttagaaaatttcttttaaatttgattttttatgcatttattttccaTTCACTTTgcccattttttaaatacttgttaCAAGAATGGAAAACTATAATGCTAATTGCTGACAAGTTAAATTTTGActgaaagaattaaaagtagtgggctagtaatttttaagtgaaaaaatgaGATATCCAAAAAATAGAAAGATGTTTTATTTTGGGATGAATttcaacatgtttttaaaatattttatcgatatttaaaaaacagttattaatcTCTGCATTTCTATAAATCATAAAGGAAGTAAACCATGTGTTGACAAATATCTTAACAAGCCACtagaaaataaacaatgtatctccatttaattttcacataatttaacaatgtgtcaaatttactttgaatATTACAGGATCTAGAATCACAGAATGATGTTACCGTAACGCCATGTCCTCCAACACCTGTGGCAGGGACGGAGGAAACTCCTGCAAAAGGCAGTCTAAAAGCCACCTATTCTATGTTCAGAAAGCGAACTAAGAAATCTGCCCCCTCTGCAACCCAAAAAGCTGCTTCTTCTATTGAAGAAAAAGCAGActggaaattgaaattttaaagagtaaagaGGAGAGCACAAGTAGAAAAGCACAAGTTAAAGATGAGGCTGCTGTCTGTGCAGATAGAGTTTCAGGAGactttaaacaaaatcttgTGCACTGATCCCActtctttaaacatttcattaaataaatgttttattattttactgtgtTGTGTATCAATATTACTCAAAACATGTTGTAATTCAATTTTCCACATAATCTTGTTGTCAGTGGGAACTTAAGAAACaatgatacattttaattataacattgcCTTATTATTGGGGAcagacttaattttaataggctattttattctttcatgaGATTAATGAGAAATTGTCATATACAGATGCTTAATTAATTCTGGCAATATGTACTACTGGTTTTAAGGTAACTGATACAATTATAACAAGAATTCTTCAACAgacttttcttagtttttagaaaatagtttttccttACAGAGATATTGTATTACTATTTTACttaacaataactttaaaaaatatataaagggtcgtataaaaaataattttataagaccTGATCaagttcttataaaaaattatttgtctttaGCTCTTGTTGACTGCACGAATAATGTATTTTGCAATAAACACTGATACAGTTACAAAGTATTTGTTGAGTATTAACCGTTTGAGTGAGGCATTCGCTTATTGGTTAGTATAATTTTCACATCTATTGAGAGCAGTTCTTATTCATTTTACTCAAATGTGATCTTTATTGTGCTATGAAATTACTATGCACTATTAgcatatatataagaaaactcTTCAGCATTCAAACGgttaaaacttcaataaataGTAATACTAACCATGGAAATGGTTGTCTCACAGCCCCTTAAGAGGGATATGATATGCACCATAGAAAAGTATTTgatactaataaattttgactatcgTTAATTGAGCAGGATAATTTTATAGCAGGAGCAATATCCATGCCCTCTTAAGTccattgattaaaaatgcaCCATCTTTCTTATTGCTAAACATTCTAATAATAACAATACATACTAATAACAGAATATGAAccagtacttttaaaaaagaaaattcgacaaaataataaacataatttaatgtattttaagtataaaaaaagacaaattttaattaaaataaatttaacatttcgcTTCGCAAATCCAGCAGGAGAACGTGCAGTAATAATGTTTTCGTGTTCTGGTAGCTTTAGTtcctttagtaatttttctgtcTCTGGGTCCATAGGTGGCTCTTCATCACCTAcagaagataaattaaaatgttaagtaactaaattttttctttgataatattttgctttcagttttttgatttacatttttatgatcAGCTGTAAATCAATTACGACGActatgaacaaaaatttaaaatttgaaggtgaggaccattttatttaattctatagcAGTTGTTGAATAGCtgaccagtttttttttttggtttacaatgttcaactctgcacTCTGCAGCATTgtacttttgaacccaattcaaaagacaagggaacacatggatcaaaaaatggaaaaaacacATCAAATATGGAAAGAACACCTTATCTCTTTGTTTCGAGTTAttcaataagttaaatatttaattttaaatgtagaaaaaaaaagtttagtctACCATACAAGTAGTTCTTTATAGAGGACAAAGCATAACAAGCTATTCAActtataatgcaaaattaagGAAACATGCTGGCTtcacatataatttttaccCATTTGAAAATCTTACTAACattaagctttatattttttaatcaattagtaatagctatttaaaaactcaaaatgtaCAGCCAATTTAAATTAACACATTAAGCATTATTGTTCAGatattatatcataaataaatatattattgcaacttaattaaaaataaatcactacCAATGAATTTTTCCATTCCTCTTTGTACAACATCTTGAATTTAGATCACACCTACagttaatatagaaaaattaaatcattaaaataatttaagttgagTAAGGTACTTACCTAAATTTAAGGCAACGTTATGAAGGACGCAGCAAGCAactacacccttgtgcaaattaattgaaacaaacttttttttcgtgttttttaaagaagatgttttggggttgtttcggttacaatggggttggacctttgcagcctattgacggtatgatgcgttctgagcagtacattactattctgggtaaaaaagttgttccagagttgaagaaacgataccctgatggaacagggatttttcaacaggatttagctccttgccatacgtccaaaattgtcaagaaattcaTGTCTGAGAATCAAATTGAGACATTGGAATGGCCAGGGAACTCTCCGGATATCAACCCAATTGAGAATCTCTGGGCCATATGCAAGAATCGCCTATTAAATATGGACTGTACAACTATGGAGAAGCTAATCACGGCGTTAATTCATGTGTGGTACAAGGACACAGATATaataaatgactgtaaaaaattagtggaatccatgccgaatcgtgtccaaatgttaataaagtgcTGTGGAAAtcatattatgtactaaaaatttttgagtttgtataaatttaaataaaatagcattttctcttagttttctgaatttattgagtttgttttaattaatttgcacaagggtgtattATTGCTGGAACATTGTCAATGTGGCATGACATGCCCAGGCTGAGACACGGgaatcttctttttaaaattccataactACGCTCCACAGTATTCCTTGTTAAGACATGTGCCTTGTTGTACCTGAAACAAAATACCAATgaccaaattttacaaaaatgattttaatatgagTTTGGGTTTGTCGTGACAAATGATTATAGTGTAATTTGGGACATTGCCTATATTATGTTAACAcattgaatgccacgctaattttacatggctttcCCGTCTGTCTAAACGGTAAATAACGACAAACTAAATTTACATCTGAACATTgagacatatctgaaaaaagtggtgaattatataagcctacgatttgttaataatcttggcttcgacGGTTACCCCTGTTATACAGCCAAAAACAAACCTGACCCCGCAATATcaacatacaattttaaataatctggcTGAAGATTTAAATCATGAGGTCAAAAAGTTTGttggaaataaaatgttcaaagtagttcaagagaaaaaagttaaaaatatattttgaaactcgCATGATGTGAcactgaataataaattatacacttgtatatagtaaatataaatatattaaaaatgaagacaGGACAACAGAATAAATGggcaaatggaaaataaaaaatttctacaataaCTAGTACCAACATCTTTCTTCAGACATTGTTTTCCATGGGGAACCAATTCAAGATCAACACTGTGCTTTGTAATTTAATGtcaatcaaattatttcatagCCTGCCCAATGTATTTGATATAGAGaggtatttaaattcttattccagtaatttaataagtttttacaaTCAAGAATGTTTAATAGACAGAATatatatgaagtaaaaatttagacttctctatactttataattaattataaaatggaaCCCTGTACATGGTCTAAAGcatcaaaattaatgtttaaatagcTGCATATAATTATAGTGTTGTTATCTAATATCTGTTTTCAGCTTTTAGTTTGTTGCTGGTTATTTGGTGGTTTTGAatgaatgtaatatttaatagcaTACAAGCAGTTACATTGCGAAAAACACAAATGTTCAATATAATGAACTAAAAGGTTTCATaaactaacaaatttttcaaattaaaaataccacagcgtaataattaccatatttatcaaaaaatggtAATAGGTGGCTAATAAGTAATTGCCCTGTTgctaaacataaataattaccaACACTTATGAAGTGATACAATAACACCATGttttaaagtatacaaaaatcattttaaaatttacgaatGCAATGACATACCTCACTTGTGCAGGTGATTTCGGTCCCAATACTGGAGTCAATAAAAAAGGCTGGCAACCATAACCGCTATCACCTAAGAGGTGATAGTTTTGGTAAATAGATTTTGTCTGTAAATCAAGACAGACAGCACTATTGGTGAAAATTGTGCTGTCATGCACAGCTCCAGGCCACCTAGCCACAACATTTCTTATATACAAGTCTGCATCGCTGATTGTCTGgacgtttaaagaaaaaaaatccttccgATACCGGAATCTTTCAGCATCTTCTCCCCAGGAGAGAGAATCTTCACATGAGAACAATCTATTGCTCCCAGCACTCCAGGAAAGCCAGCtacgtgaaaaaaattttgagacacCTAATGGGGAAAATATGTCgatgaatataatataatttcagtttaattattttggtgaaGTCTCAGTACTTTCTGTAGCTCTCAATTGTGATTGAGAACTTTTAGCACTATTATTCAGATATATGAAGtggtttttttgtttttagttgtaACGTGTTTAAATATGGATGTTAAGAATGCTCGTAACAACTTTTATGTCTAATTATAATTGGTGTGTAAAGaacaaaatgtaacaattaTAGTTTCTAATGAcataatttttgtgattttcatatggttagcaatatatatatatatatatatatagcttgatatttttatatatatatatatatatatatatatgatgttTTTAAGAACTATATGTTCATACCAGGGGTAATTGCAAATGTGCGATTGttgaaaaatagagaaattagTTTTTGCCTTTTgagtacaaataatttattgtaatttttaagttttattaatctcTTTTAATCTTCTACACTGGCTTGACAGCCCTGATTGTTCCCTCATCTACACTAGGACTTTCTCCCCTTCCCTCACCTCAGTTGCATATCAATGTTCTACGAAATTTTTCCCTTCCTCAATATTTTTCGTATTggtcgaaaatatattttaaaatttttataacatggTTTGTTTTAGatctatgtttaatgtagttttcagtcccaaatagttttctattttaatctatttaaaaatcaaggaAGAAACTAATGTACTCCCTTCTCCTGTTACTCTCCACatgctaatggtgaaagcatacGAATTGCTCCCATAGGTGGACAGTTCTGTTCTATGCCACCTGTAGCACATTTCAATTGCCAATAAACAAAAGTTAACCAAACgcattaaataatatcattcaCAGAGGCACAAACTATATTATCAGAGAgatttctgtatcgtgatctgtggcacaATAATGGCGAAGTATTGGCAATCTCCGGGGAGTGGCCCTTGAAAAAGATTACAGAGAGGGACCAGCTCGAAAGGTATAGATCCTAGCCACCACGGGCAAATATgaacatgtttttataaaaaaaaaatttgtaagtttaaaacCTAATTAGCACCTTAGCAATTGTAGTTGGCGCAAAAGATCATGATAAGGAAATGTCCCTATATTATCCATATATTGATGATGTTACAATATATTAGAATatagttgttttgtttttcaattaaataatgaccTCTTACTTCAACGAAgagaaattacaataaattggaaaattttacatatCTGAATATCTTAcatatttacagtaatatcatgaatgtaaaaaaaaaatttataaaatgcatttctaaacAGGTGCTTAATTTCATTGATATTAATTGCTTTGTAGGTGTAAGCaagttgaataaaatacatttgacTTACCTCTTCACattcttcttttgtttttggcaagGAAATAAATTCCTTGCACAATGATGCAATGACTTTGCTGACTCTATGTACAACTCTACAGACAGTAGACTGGCTAACCTGGAAACAATCCCCCAGGAGAAGCTGAAAGGTTCCGGTGGCGTAATAGCGAAGTGCTATTATCACTTGCTCCAAAGGTGACAGGGCATTGTTTAAAGTGGATGAATGACGTAAATCTTTGTCTACGATCAACACTAATGTTTTAACTCTTGCCTTATCCAGGCGAAAtcgtttcttaaaattcaacTCATCGAATAGATATCTTCTGGATTTCTCAACATTTCTTGGCTTCCTATCTTCGAGTTTTTccaaaaactatatttcttttagtaaatTGTAATCTTCCATtgtaattttccaaaaataccgACGAAGAAATCGAAGTAAATAAGCAAACACTCGTTTATTGCGCATGCGCGGTTTCTCTGACCGGGAATATCTTCAGGTTCAAGTTACTTAACTCTGGGTTAAAGTAACTCGCAGTTACGTATACGGTGGAATGAGATTTTTAACTCTAACCTGGAGTTGCTCTCATAAAACCTGTTTTGAACTCTGACTGAGGGTTAGGGTCAGTGGTGAATACGGGCGTCAGTGATCACTTTAATAGCACTTCCTATTCATTTGCTGATCTAAACAGGTGTTAATGGTTTAAGCATTCATCAAATGTTGTTGACAGTTGTACATTAGAGTAAACGAAGGGGGTTTTGACACTATTCATTAGCACACCCGGAAGGTATAGAGTGatttattttacggtaaagacTTCTAGTCCCCTCATGGTGCGTTATTTGATAAGATGAAGTTTAAAAAGCCTGCTTTTACACTATACAGGGTTCCTTTCTCCAAAGTGGAATAATCATTGCTTACTTCAGTGAATGCTTACTCTTGAGTTGGTTGCACGATGAGCACGAAAAGGAATGATTTgagtttatctaaaaaaatagaagtcttggaagaaataaattttaaaaaatcccaaTCTGAAATTGCGAATAAATTTGGAATTTCTCAAACTCAAGTTtcgaggataaaaaaaaatNTTTTCGAGCTTTTCCAAAAACTCTATTTCTTTAAGTAAATTGTAATCTTCCAAAAATACCGACGAAGAAATCGAAGTAAATAAGCAAACACTCGTTTATTGCGCATGCGCGGTTTCTCTGACCGGGAATATCTTCAGGTTCAAGTTACTTAACTCTGGGTTAAAGTAACTCGCAGTTACGTATACGGGGAATGAGATTTTTAACTCTAACCTGGAGTTGCTCTCATAAAACCTGTTTTGAACTCTGACTGAGGGTTAGGGTCAATGGTGAATACGGGCGTCAGTGATCACTTCAATAGCACTTCCTATTCATTTGCTGCTCTAAACAGGTGTTAATGGTTTAAGCATTCATCAAATGTTGTTGACAGTTGTACATTAGAGTAAACAAAGGGGGTTTTGACACTATTCATTAGCACACCGGGAAGGTATAGAGTGATTTATTTTTCGGTCAAGACTTCCAGTCCCCTCATGGTGCGTTATTTGATTTGATAAGATGAAGTTTAAGAAACCTGCTTTCACACTATACAGGGCTCCCTTCTCTAAAGTGAAATAATCATTGCTTACTTTAGTGAATGAGTTGGTTGCACGATGAGCACGAAAAGAAATGATTTgagtttatctaaaaaaatagaagtcttggaagaaataaatttaaaaaaatcccaatCTGAAATGGCGAATAAATTTGGAATTTCTCAAACTCAAGTTTCGAGGATAAAAAGAAATGCTGAAAGCATTCGAAAGGAATACGCGAGTAATGGAAGCCTCagtagaaaaagaaagagaaaatcgAATTTTGATAACGTATATCAAGCTATGTTGGACTGGTTTCAAGCAAAAAGAGCTAAAGGTGCATTGATCAACGGAGCAATGATCCAACAGAAAGCTATGGAAATCgcacaaaatttcgaaaactgtGAAAAGTTTCTTGCTTCAAACGGTTGGCTTTATAGATGGCAGCAgcgaaataatttaagtttcaagATCGGACACGGAGAATCTGGCTCTACAGATGATTCTACATGTGAAATTTGGCGAGAAAAGACTTAAGTGCCTTTGCTTAAGGAATATGGTGCGGAGAATATTTTCAATTGCGATGAAACGGCCCTTTTTTACCGCGCAATGCCATCAGGAACATTGGCTAAGAGAGGAGAAAAAGTCCAaggttataagaaaaataaagatagagtgactttattattttgtgccAATCAAGAGGGGACAGATAAGCTTGAACCCTTAATGATTGGAAAAAAGCAACCAGCCGAAGTGCttaaaagggataaaaaaaaaagtgcccGATTCCGTATATGCATTCTCGAAATGCGTGGATGACGAGAAACACGTTTAGAAAATGGTTGGTCGACTTAGATTTGGATTTTAAACGGCGAAATAAGAAAGTAGTCTTATTTCATGACAATGTTTCAAGTCATAAAATTGACTCACTACGCCTGACCAATatcattttacaatttcttCCCGCGAATGCAACTTGCAAAATTCAACCTCTTGATCAGGGAATTTCCTTTAAAGCCCGCTATCGGAAGCAAGTGATTCAAGAGGTCTTGCACTTCTTGGAAGAAGCTACACCAGAAGAATCATTGCTGTcagtttataagaaaataagccTCTTGACGGCAATGCACTTCGTGAAACGTGCCTGGGATAGTGTCCCAATGGAAGTGGTTAATAACTGCTTcaaaaaagcacaatttttcCCACCTGAAGAAATTAGAGATGATGAAACAGTCATCTACgatttagaagaatttttgaaTTCCGAATTTGAAGGGTTGGGCATGACAGATAATGATTGGATGGAGTTTATAAATTTGGATGAAGAGGAAGACAGAAGAAGAGAATACCACGACAATCGCCGAGCAAGCAGAAGAGGACCAGGACGATCCACCCCATCCTCCAACAATTAATAAGGTTTACAATTCTTTAGCCACAATAAGACGACA
This genomic window contains:
- the LOC107437654 gene encoding tigger transposable element-derived protein 6-like, whose product is MHSRNAWMTRNTFRKWLVDLDLDFKRRNKKVVLFHDNVSSHKIDSLRLTNIILQFLPANATCKIQPLDQGISFKARYRKQVIQEVLHFLEEATPEESLLSVYKKISLLTAMHFVKRAWDSVPMEVVNNCFKKAQFFPPEEIRDDETVIYDLEEFLNSEFEGLGMTDNDWMEFINLDEEEDRRREYHDNRRASRRGPGRSTPSSNN